In a single window of the Littorina saxatilis isolate snail1 linkage group LG3, US_GU_Lsax_2.0, whole genome shotgun sequence genome:
- the LOC138961510 gene encoding novel acetylcholine receptor chaperone-like, which produces MASIVLRVLALTLGLFFVFVGTIKLTPSVNTEIYKEMRKTFIRKSKVFPLVKQTGWKPNPHTYRKAVGTAEVVCGAVLAFVPGALKEVGNVALLGIMLNDIYAHYSLDEGLEKMSPSIVFALLLSCRIIIYLQALAAEPKSVFDKKQRLDTSAMDTNKPEEKKEL; this is translated from the exons ATGGCTTCGATCGTTTTGCGAGTTTTGGCGTTAACGCTTGGCCTTTTCTTTGTATTTGTGGGCACTATAAAACTGACTCCTTCAGTCAACACAGAAATATACAAGGAAATG agaAAAACATTTATTAGGAAGTCGAAAGTGTTTCCTTTGGTGAAGCAGACGGGATGGAAACCAAATCCACACACTTACCGGAAAGCAGTGGGGACAGCAGAGGTTGTATGCGGTGCAGTATTGGCATTTGTGCCAG GTGCACTGAAGGAGGTGGGAAATGTTGCACTGCTGGGCATTATGCTGAATGATATATACGCACACTACTCACTGGATGAAGGCTTGGAAAAGATGAGTCCTAGCATTGTGTTTGCCCTCCTGCTGTCATGTCGCATTATCATTTACCTTCAG GCGCTAGCAGCGGAACCCAAGTCAGTTTTTGACAAGAAGCAGCGATTGGACACGTCAGCCATGGACACCAACAAACCCGAGGAAAAGAAAGAACTGTGA